The following proteins are co-located in the Candida dubliniensis CD36 chromosome 3, complete sequence genome:
- a CDS encoding dolichyl-diphosphooligosaccharide-protein glycosyltransferase subunit precursor, putative (Similar to S. cerevisiae OST1;~In S. cerevisiae: Alpha subunit of the oligosaccharyltransferase complex of the ER lumen, which catalyzes asparagine-linked glycosylation of newly synthesized proteins;~homologous to mammalian ribophorin I) — translation MWKLFITLGVIFSICSAQLLDTVSFDSNWENLHYIRNVDLSKGFVKETDLIDIKNINSRPQDEYYFTINDGFDSVNELSIFSAFLNDNLLEVKVDEIVANKVFKLKLPVPIAPNSNVELKINYVYIDTLVPIPTKISMDTVQQLLFKTNKFPYSPYLTKEYTLSLTGMSKGQEMELHIDVNATEGAPDLKPRVDNQTLKYGPIAEDIQAFTLSPMGLMYDHNRPLTKAVNLNRSIWLPASDVNKVSIEEYYELTHIGAALDSGFSRIDWMKGRYEGTRNHWALSHLELPLLDRDLEGYYYTDKVGVVSSHKVIKNHLLLSPRYPLFGGWNYNFTFGWSEDLSRFLHKLHDSSDEYIIKFPILNSLRDISYGDVYLQFYLPENAEFQNVSSPIPYESITIDNELSYLDVSKGHTKVTVHYKNLFDDLHKLDVFVKYKYTKINFVYKIVRISGFVFIGLISYYLLGLLDLSI, via the coding sequence ATGTGGAAACTTTTCATTACATTGGGAGTTATATTCTCCATATGTAGTGCCCAATTATTAGACACTGTTTCATTTGATTCCAATTGGGAGAATTTACATTATATACGTAATGTTGATCTTAGTAAAGGATTTGTTAAAGAAACcgatttaattgatattaaaaatataaattcaaGACCTCAAGatgaatattattttacCATTAATGATGGATTTGACAGTGTCAATGAATTGTCTATTTTTTCTGCTTTTTTAAATGACAATTTACTTGAAGTTaaagttgatgaaattgttgcCAATAAAGtatttaaattgaaattaccAGTTCCAATTGCTCCTAATTCAAATGTTGAActtaaaatcaattatgtTTATATTGATACTTTAGTTCCTATTCCAACTAAGATTTCCATGGATACGgttcaacaattattattcaagACTAATAAATTTCCATACTCACCTTATCTTACTAAAGAATATACTTTATCTCTTACTGGCATGTCAAAGGGACAAGAGATGGAATTACATATTGATGTCAATGCCACAGAGGGTGCACCTGATCTTAAACCAAGAGTTGATAACCAAACTTTGAAATATGGACCAATTGCAGAAGACATTCAAGCTTTTACATTACTGCCAATGGGATTAATGTACGATCACAATCGTCCATTAACAAAAGCTGTCAATTTAAACAGATCTATTTGGTTACCAGCATCTGATGTCAATAAGgtatcaattgaagaatattATGAATTGACCCATATCGGGGCTGCCTTGGATTCAGGATTCTCTCGAATTGATTGGATGAAAGGTAGATACGAAGGAACTAGAAACCATTGGGCATTAAGTCACTTGGAACTCCCCTTGTTAGATAGAGACTTAGAaggttattattataccGATAAAGTTGGGGTTGTTTCATCTCACAAAGTTAttaaaaatcatttattattactgcCAAGATATCCATTATTTGGTGGATGGAATTATAATTTCACTTTTGGTTGGTCAGAAGATTTATCAAGATTCCTTCATAAATTACATGATTCGTCTGATGAAtatatcatcaaattcCCAATATTGAATTCACTTAGAGATATTAGTTATGGCGATGTATATTTACAATTCTATTTACCAGAAAATGCCGAATTCCAAAATGTTTCATCTCCAATCCCATATGAATCAATTactattgataatgaattatcatATTTAGATGTTTCAAAAGGACATACAAAAGTCACTGTGCattataaaaatttatttgatgatttacaTAAATTGGATGTATTTGTCAAGTACAAATATACCAAAATCAACtttgtttataaaattgTCAGAATTTCTGGATTTGTCTTTATAGGATTGATTagttattatttgttagGATTACTTGATCTTTCTATTTAA
- a CDS encoding pre-mRNA branch site protein, putative (Similar to Mus musculus Sf3b14) has translation MSFYEFPIVSVKNLPYNTSNSSLYEFFGKYGYINQIRINPSQPGTCFIIYNNIVNAQRAAQELNGVNFNGRYLVTSMHQVDKSKINEEEMALRQEQLNLLKQQYSIK, from the coding sequence ATGTCATTTTATGAGTTTCCTATAGTACTGGTAAAGAACTTACCTTATAATACATCAAACTCCTCATTATATGAGTTTTTCGGTAAATATGGATacataaatcaaattcgAATAAACCCATCGCAACCTGGGACttgttttataatttacaacaacattgTAAATGCACAAAGAGCAGCTCAAGAATTGAATGGAGTTAATTTCAATGGAAGGTATTTAGTAACATCAATGCATCAAGTggataaatcaaaaattaatgaagaGGAAATGGCATTACGACAAGAACAATTGAATCtattaaaacaacaatattctATTAAATAG
- a CDS encoding cyclophilin, putative (Similar to S. cerevisiae CPR5;~In S. cerevisiae: peptidyl-prolyl cis-trans isomerase (cyclophilin) of the endoplasmic reticulum, catalyzes the cis-trans isomerization of peptide bonds N-terminal to proline residues; transcriptionally induced in response to unfolded proteins in the ER), translating to MSSVLLTLIFFVNLVLSSVIPEADLKLTVEEQSHLEGDPQATHKVVFTVKHGDEVLGDLSLALFGETCPKTVENFYQLANRGDDGHGYRNSKFHRIINNFVIQGGDYDGQGGKSIYGDRFNDENFILKHNKLGRLSMANAGPNTNGGQFFILNGDSTPHLDGHHVVFGQLVDGFDTLQKISTVEVKDSSPLKPVVISDVKTAIAKSKDNQKVVAESSSSSPETEGITPVSTSVYSYLFIFLLLGVVFAAYKKMPRRDHITTIKD from the coding sequence ATGTCGAGCGTTTTACTAACCCTTATATTCTTTGTGAATTTGGTATTATCATCGGTCATCCCCGAAGCTGACCTCAAATTAACAGTTGAAGAGCAATCACATTTAGAAGGCGACCCTCAAGCTACTCATAAAGTGGTGTTTACAGTTAAACATGGTGATGAAGTATTGGGTGATTTGAGTCTTGCATTATTTGGAGAAACATGTCCCAAAACCGTTGAAAATTTCTATCAATTGGCCAATAGAGGAGACGATGGTCATGGTTATAGAAATAGTAAATTCCATcgtattattaataattttgttatACAAGGAGGCGATTATGATGGTCAAGGTGGGAAACTGATCTATGGCGATAGatttaatgatgaaaatttcattttaaaACATAATAAATTAGGAAGATTATCTATGGCAAATGCTGGACCCAACACTAATGGTGgacaatttttcattttgaatGGTGATAGTACCCCACATTTAGATGGCCATCATGTAGTTTTTGGACAATTGGTTGATGGGTTTGATACTTTACAGAAAATAAGTACGGTTGAAGTCAAAGACTCGAGTCCTTTGAAACCAGTGGTTATTAGTGATGTCAAAACTGCCATTGCTAAATCAAAGGACAACCAAAAAGTAGTTGCGGagtcgtcatcatcatcaccagaAACTGAAGGAATCACACCAGTTTCAACTTCAGTTTATAGctatttgtttatattcCTTTTGCTAGGTGTTGTCTTTGCTGCATATAAGAAAATGCCTAGACGTGATCATATCACTACTATCAAAGACTAA
- a CDS encoding proteasome subunit, putative (Similar to S. cerevisiae PRE3), which produces MNGISVDINHLKKGEVNLGTSIMAVTFKDGVILGADSRTTTGSYIANRVTDKLTQIHDTIYCCRSGSAADTQAVADMVKYYLQIYSSQLPPGETPTTNIAANVFQEICYNNKDNLTAGIICAGYDKKNGGSVYSIPIGGSIHKQNYAIAGSGSSYIYGWCDENFKPSMEQEECVEFVKTALSQAIKWDGSSGGLIRMVILTNKGVERRVVYLHE; this is translated from the coding sequence ATGAACGGTATTTCAGTAGACATCaatcatttgaaaaaggGGGAAGTGAATTTAGGTACTTCTATTATGGCAGTTACTTTTAAAGATGGAGTAATATTAGGTGCTGATTCACGTACTACAACTGGGTCATATATTGCCAATCGAGTCACTGATAAATTAACTCAAATTCATGATACTATATATTGTTGTCGTTCTGGATCAGCAGCAGATACTCAAGCAGTTGCTGATATGgtgaaatattatttacaaatttATTCGTCGCAATTGCCTCCTGGTGAAACTCCAACAACTAATATTGCTGCTAATGtatttcaagaaatttgttataataataaagataatttAACTGCAGGAATAATTTGTGCTGGttatgataaaaaaaatggtgGATCAGtttattcaattccaaTAGGTGGATCAATtcataaacaaaattatgCCATTGCTGGTTCAGGATCATCATATATTTATGGTTGGTGTGATGAGAATTTCAAACCAAGTATGGAACAAGAAGAATGTGTTGAATTTGTAAAGACAGCTTTATCACAGGCAATTAAATGGGATGGTTCATCTGGTGGTCTTATTAGAATGGTTATTTTGACTAATAAGGGAGTAGAAAGACGAGTTGTATATTTGCATGAATAA
- a CDS encoding multidrug transporter of the major facilitator superfamily, putative (Similar to S. cerevisiae AQR1;~In S. cerevisiae: confers resistance to short-chain monocarboxylic acids and quinidine) produces the protein MLSTTQSVTEQTEVTSKKVEDVEIENDEETPYTIFTSYDRLVLIIILSLIGFWSTISSPIYFPALPTLTSYFHTTSSIMNISVVAYLIFQGIAPTISSNLADTFGRRPVILASILVFCASCVALSQTNVYWLLAVLRCLQAAGIAAVISISSGVAGDVCTRANRGSMVGAVSGLQLVGNGIGGLVGAGLISSFNSWRSIFIFLTIGGGATFILAIFVLPETSRKLVGNGSVVPKNVLNKSPYIYLPRFRKRMNNDITTIVPATGFDLLGPMKIFFRKNVFCTLLPVGIHFAAWTMVLTSLSTELESRYHYSVMHVGLIYLPQGIACIVGSLVVGKSMDWYYRYRKTIYDKQVESLPLDERPQFNIVATRLTLGVVPALLMIIGLVIFGWCIQFKRHIISIIISTILVSFSASVFIGICTTMLVDLYPNNGSGSTSCLNLMRCWLAALGAGVLDSMIKAMNVGGTYTVIAGFCILFDLALIYVLHNANKKFSNNGTTTMSTTKQ, from the coding sequence atgttATCTACTACACAGTCAGTCACAGAACAGACTGAAGTCACGCTGAAAAAAGTAGAAGACGTTGAAATAGAGAATGACGAAGAAACTCCATATACAATATTCACCTCATACGACCGATtagtattaataataattctttcattAATTGGGTTCTGGAGCACGATATCAAGTCCAATTTATTTCCCAGCATTACCTACACTAACATCATATTTCCACACAACCTCATCAATCATGAATATATCTGTTGTGGCTTATTTAATTTTCCAAGGGATTGCTCCAACAATCTCTTCTAATCTAGCAGACACATTTGGAAGAAGACCAGTGATACTAGCGAGTATATTGGTATTTTGTGCCTCTTGTGTGGCCCTCTCACAAACAAATGTTTATTGGTTACTAGCGGTATTACGTTGCCTCCAAGCAGCAGGGATAGCTGCAGTAATTTCTATAAGTTCAGGGGTAGCAGGTGATGTATGCACAAGAGCTAATCGTGGTAGTATGGTAGGAGCAGTTTCTGGTTTACAATTAGTTGGTAATGGAATTGGTGGCTTAGTAGGTGCCGGCTTGATCAGTTCGTTTAATAGTTGGAgatcaatatttatatttttaactATTGGAGGTGGAGCTACATTTATACTTGCAATTTTCGTATTACCAGAGACCTCAAGAAAACTAGTGGGAAATGGATCAGTTGTTCCTAAAAACGTTTTAAACAAATCGCCGTATATTTATCTTCCACGTTTTAGGAAAAGAATGAATAATGATATAACTACAATAGTCCCAGCAACtggatttgatttgttaggtccaatgaaaatttttttccgAAAGAATGTCTTTTGCACACTTTTACCAGTGGGGATACATTTTGCAGCATGGACTATGGTTTTGACTTCGTTGTCGACAGAATTAGAGTCTAGATACCATTACAGCGTTATGCATGTAGGTTTGATTTATCTTCCTCAAGGTATTGCTTGTATCGTTGGATCTTTGGTAGTGGGGAAATCTATGGATTGGTATTACCGATACAGAAAGACAATATATGATAAACAAGTTGAAAGTTTACCATTAGACGAAAGACCACAATTCAATATTGTGGCTACTAGGCTAACTCTAGGTGTTGTTCCTGCCTTGCTAATGATCATTGGATTGGTAATATTTGGTTGGTGCATTCAATTTAAACGACatataatatcaattataatatCTACTATCCTAGTATCGTTTTCTGCATCGGTTTTTATTGGTATTTGCACAACCATGTTGGTCGATTTATATCCTAATAACGGAAGTGGATCTACCAGTTGTCTTAATTTGATGAGATGTTGGTTAGCAGCATTAGGGGCAGGGGTTTTAGACAGTATGATAAAGGCAATGAATGTCGGGGGGACATACACAGTGATTGCCGGGTTTTGCATTCTATTTGATCTAGCATTGATTTATGTTTTACATAATGCTAATAAAAAGTTTAGCAATAATGGGACCACCACCATGTCCACAACCAAACAATAG
- a CDS encoding amino acid transporter, putative (Similar to S. cerevisiae GAP1), translating into MAWNYAMQWLVVLPLELVAAAMTIKYWDAKTNSAAFVVIFYVLIVAINFFGVRGYGEAEFIFSAVKVLAVLGFIILGIVLCAGGGPKGGYIGGKNWHIEGAPFPNGAKGVITVFVNAAFAFAGTELCGLAAAETENPRKSLPKACKQVFWRITLFYVICLTLVGLLVPWNDERLLGSSSADASASPFVISIRNAGIKGLPSVMNVVIMIAVLSVGNSSVYGSSRTLAALAASNQAPKIFGYIDKQGRPLVGIIVQLIVGLLCFLAASDKQGEVFNWLLALSGLSSIFTWGSINVCLIRFRRALAAQGRDTGELVFTSQVGVVGAIWGAFLNTVVLCLQFWIAVWPLHSKPSAEAFFSAYLTVPVVIVFYVGHKLWTRNWKLYIRAKDIDIDTGRRELDLDLVKQEVAEEKAYIASLPFYKRIYNAWC; encoded by the coding sequence ATGGCTTGGAATTATGCTATGCAATGGCTAGTGGTGTTGCCCTTGGAATTGGTTGCTGCAGCAATGACGATAAAATACTGGGATGCCAAAACAAACCTGGCGGCGTTCGTGGTTATTTTCTATGTTTTGATTGTTGCGATTAACTTTTTCGGTGTTCGTGGTTACGGTGAAGCtgaatttatatttagTGCCGTTAAAGTTTTGGCTGTCTTGGGTTTCATCATTTTGGGTATTGTATTGTGTGCTGGTGGCGGTCCAAAAGGTGGTTACATTGGAGGTAAAAATTGGCATATTGAAGGCGCTCCATTCCCTAATGGTGCTAAGGGTGTGATAACGGTGTTTGTGAATGCCGCCTTTGCCTTTGCCGGAACTGAATTGTGTGGATTGGCTGCTGCTGAAACTGAAAACCCAAGAAAATCATTACCAAAAGCTTGTAAGCAAGTATTCTGGAGAATCACTTTGTTCTATGTCATCTGTTTGACTTTAGTTGGATTATTGGTCCCATGGAACGATGAAAGATTATTGGGTAGTTCTTCTGCTGATGCTTCTGCTTCTCCATTTGTCATTTCAATTAGAAATGCTGGTATCAAAGGTTTACCATCAGTTATGAATGTTGTTATTATGATTGCTGTTTTGTCTGTTGGTAACTCCTCTGTATATGGTTCCTCAAGAACTTTAGCTGCTTTGGCTGCCTCCAACCAAGCTCCAAAAATATTTGGCTACATTGATAAACAAGGTAGACCATTAGTTGGTattattgttcaattaattgttggTTTATTATGTTTCCTTGCTGCATCAGATAAACAAGGTGAAGTTTTCAATTGGTTGTTGGCTCTATCTGGTTTGTCTTCCATTTTCACCTGGGGGTCAATTAATGTTTGTTTGATCAGATTCAGAAGAGCATTGGCTGCTCAAGGAAGAGACACTGGTGAATTAGTTTTCACTTCTCAAGTCGGTGTTGTTGGTGCTATTTGGGGTGCTTTCTTGAACACTGTTGTTCTTTGTTTACAATTCTGGATTGCTGTGTGGCCATTGCATTCTAAACCAAGTGCTGAAGCTTTCTTCAGCGCTTACTTGACTGTTcctgttgttattgttttctACGTTGGTCATAAACTCTGGACTAGAAATTGGAAACTTTACATCCGTGCCAAggatattgatattgacaCAGGTAGAAGAGAATTGGACTTGGACTTGGTCAAACAAGAAGTTGCTGAAGAAAAGGCTTACATTGCTTCTTTGCCATTCTACAAAAGAATCTACAATGCTTGGtgttaa
- a CDS encoding branched-chain-amino-acid aminotransferase, cytosolic, putative (Similar to S. cerevisiae BAT2), with amino-acid sequence MSAPLDASKLEITKTTNPSEPLPKEELVFGKSFTDHILEVEWTAEKGWGIPTIKPYHNFSLDPATCVLHYSFELFEGLKAYRDSNGKIRTFRPDKNMERMNRSAKRAALPTFDGEEFLKLVDEFLLIEERFVPTGYGYSLYLRPTLIGTSIGLGVSAPTKALLYLIASPVGPYFSGGFKPVSLEATDYAVRAWPKGVGSYKLGANYVSCIEPQMEAAKRGHSQNLWLFGEEGYITEVGAMNVFFAFKNADGTKELVTPPLDGMILPGVTRDSTLELAKSKLPSDWTVNERKLTIHEVKERAAKGELVEAFGTGTAAIVSPIDNIEFQGEHIKVPVSAGSSGEIALKINDWIKAIQYGDESFKNWSRVAQ; translated from the coding sequence ATGTCAGCTCCATTAGACGCCAGTAAATTGGAAATCACTAAAACTACCAATCCAAGTGAACCTTTACCAAAGGAAGAATTAGTTTTTGGTAAATCTTTCACTGACCATATCTTAGAAGTTGAATGGACTGCTGAAAAAGGATGGGGTATTCCAACTATTAAACCATACCATAACTTTTCCCTTGATCCAGCTACTTGTGTTTTACATTATTcttttgaattgtttgaaGGTTTAAAAGCATACCGTGATAGCAATGGTAAAATCAGAACATTTAGACCCGACAAAAATATGGAAAGAATGAACAGATCAGCTAAAAGAGCTGCCTTGCCTACATTTGATGGTGAAGAATTTCTCAAGTTAGTTGATGAATTCTTGTTGATTGAAGAAAGATTTGTGCCAACTGGTTACGGATATTCACTTTACTTAAGACCAACTTTAATTGGTACTTCAATTGGGTTAGGTGTCAGTGCACCAACCAAAGCATTATTATATCTTATTGCTTCGCCTGTTGGTCCATATTTCAGTGGTGGTTTCAAACCAGTGTCTTTGGAAGCCACAGATTACGCTGTCAGAGCTTGGCCAAAGGGTGTTGGTTCATATAAATTGGGTGCCAATTACGTGTCCTGTATTGAACCACAAATGGAAGCTGCCAAGAGAGGCCATTCCCAAAACTTGTGGTTATTTGGTGAAGAAGGTTACATTACCGAAGTGGGTGCTATGAATGTGTTCTTTGCATTTAAGAATGCTGATGGTACTAAAGAATTGGTGACTCCACCATTGGATGGTATGATCTTGCCAGGTGTCACTCGTGATTCAACATTAGAATTGGCTAAAAGCAAATTACCAAGTGATTGGACTGTcaatgaaagaaaattgaCTATTCATGAAGTTAAAGAAAGAGCTGCTAAAGGTGAATTAGTTGAAGCTTTCGGTACTGGTACCGCTGCTATTGTCTCACCAATTGACAACATTGAATTCCAAGGCGAACACATTAAAGTTCCTGTTTCTGCTGGTAGCTCCGGAGAAATAGCTTTAAAGATCAATGACTGGATAAAGGCTATTCAATATGGTGATGAAAGTTTCAAAAACTGGTCTAGAGTAGCCCAATAG